ACCGATCGCCCAGCGAGTCGTGACAGACCGTCAGGTAGTTCTGCCCGACCATGTCGACGTCGCCCTCGATGCCGTTCTCGAAGCCGAAGGAGTCCCACGTGTGATTCGTCAGGCGGATGACCCCGTCGGTATCGAGGACGGCGACCTGGTCGGGGAGTTCGTCGAACGCCGCCTCGGCGAGGCGAATCCTGTCGGTCGGTCGGTCGCTCACTTGGACACCGTTAGGAGTCAGAGACCAAAAGTGACCCGTGTCGGTGAGGGGGCCTACTCGTCCATCAGGCCGCCTTCCTCGACGCGCATGACGGCCTCGCCGTCGGGGAGGTTGGGCGCGTCGACGAGCTTGACGATGCGCTTGTTGCCCTTGGACTTGCGGAGGTACATCCGGAACGTGGAGGTGTGACCCAGGATGTTGCCGCCGATGGGCTGGGTCGGGTCCCCGAAGAACGAGTCGGGGTTCGAGGCGACCTGGTTCGTGACGACGACGGCGGTGTTGTTCAGGTCGCCCACGCGCATCAGGTCGTGGAGGTGCTTGTTGAGCTTTTGCTGGCGGTCGGCCAGTTCGCCCCGGCCGACATACTCGGCGCGGAAGTGGGCGGTCAGCGAGTCCACCGCGAGCAGGCGCACCGGGAACTCGTCGTCCTGGGTCCCGCTGGCGATCTCCTGGGACTTCTCGGCAAGCAGTATCTGGTGGTTGGAGTTGAACGCCTTCGCGACGTGGATCTTGTCGAGCATCGACTGGACGAGGTCGTCGAAGAGTCCGTCGTCGGTGGCGTCGGCCTCGCCGTCCTCGGCGACGCCGTGGAGGACCATCGTGTCCTCCATGACCTCGTCGTCGAGGCCGCGGACCATCTGCTCGATGCGTTCGGGGCGGAACGTGTCCTCGGAGTCGATGAAGATGGCGCTGCCCTCGAGGCCGCCGTGTTCGGCCGGAATCTGGACGTTGACCGCGAGCTGGTGGGTCACCTGGGACTTGCCGGCCCCGAACTCGCCGTACACCTCGGTGATAGACTGGGTCTCGACGCCGCCGCCGAGCAGGTCGTCCACCTCGTCGATGCCCCAGGAGAGCTTGCCGATCTGTTCGCGGCGCTCGAGCACGGTCGACCCCGTCTCGAAGCCGCCGATGTCGGCTGCCTCGCGGGCGGCGTTGATGATGTCGGCGGCCGACGACTCGCCGATGTCGGCCGTGTTCGACAGCTCGCCGGGCGAGGCGACTGCGATCCCCTGGTAGGAGTCGAACCCGTTTTCTTTGAGCTTCTCTGCTGTCGCCGGACCGACGCCCGGCAGGTCTTCGAGGTCCTCGCTTGCGGACATGGACGTGGCTTGTGCGTCCGGGGTGATAAAGGCTCGTTAACAGGAAGGTGAAAGTGAAAGTGCCCGAGTGCGGACTGACCGGGCCGACGTGGACCACGGCATTGAAAGGCGATGGGCGCGCCGGGACGCGAGACCGACACGCTTTCGACGCGTCCGGCCCGACGGTGGCGCATGTTCCCCGAGTTCGAGGTGGTCCCCGCCGTCGACATGCAGGACGGGCAGGTCGTCCAGCTGGTCGGTGGCGAGCGTGGCACCGGGAAGACGTACGGCGACCCCGTCGAGGCGGCGCGCCGGTGGGTCCAGGCGGGCGCGCGGACGCTGCACCTGGTGGACCTCGACGGCGCGTTCGCGGGCGAGCGACGGAACGCCGCGGCGATAGACGCCGTCATCGACGCCGTCGGGGCCGACGTCGACGTGCAACTGGGCGGCGGCATCCGCACCGTCGCGGACGCCGTCTCGCTGCTGGACCGCGGCGTCGACCGGGTCATCCTCGGGACGGCGGCCGTCGAGAACCCCGACATCGTCGCCGACATCAGCGCCGACCACCCCGGGAGCGTCCTGGTGAGTCTCGACGCGAAAGCCGGCGAAGTCGTCGTCTCGGGGTGGACGGAGGGGACCGGCCTGGACCCCGCCGAGGCCGCCGCGCGGTACGCTGACCTCGGCGCCGGCGGCATCCTCTTTACCGACGTCGACGTGGAGGGCCAGCTCGAGGGGGTCCGGACCGACCCGGTCAGGCGGGTCGTCGAGGCAGTCGAGGTCCCGGTGATCGCCAGCGGGGGCGTGGCCACCGTCGACGACGTCCTGGCGCTCGCGGACACCGGGGCCGCCGCAGTGGTCGTCGGCAGCGCGCTCTACGAGGGGGCGTTCACGCTCGAGGCCGCGAACGAAGCTGTCGAAAGCGCGCGATAGCGGCCCCTAGAGCGGCCAATATGACGGGGTTCGTGAAGTAATACATAGAGTTATCCCGCCGACTATCGAACCGCCCGTATGCAACAGGGAGGGCCAACGACGGTGCTGTTCGTCGACGACGAACCACTGGAGCTGGAGCTGTACACCGATTTCTTCGAGACCGAAGCCGGCATCACACCGGTCGCGGCCGGGTCCGCGGAGGAGGGCCTCGCGGCGCTGGCGTCGACGTCCGTCGACTGTCTCGTCAGCGACGGCCTCCTGACCGAGGACGGCAGCTCGTTCGTGACGGTCGCCACGGAGACCTATCCAGACCTGCGGACCATCCTCTACTCGGGGAGCAAGCGCGAGGCGCTCCCGGTCGAGCGCGTCGCGCGGTACCTCCGGAAGGGGACCTCAGAGGCCGGCCCGGCCCTCGAGACCCTCGCGGCCACGATTCGCGAGGTGACGACATCGAGCGACGCAGTCGCGGCCGACGGCGCGGGCGAGGAGTGGCGCGTGCTGGGGACCTACTCCTGGACACCCGAGATGGACGTCGGGAGTGTGGTCGTCCGGGCACTTGCCGAGCAGGCGGACCGTGAGGTGCGCGAGTTCCCGCCGCTGTACGACGCCGTCGACTCGGACGCCCTCTCACGGCTCGTCACCGGGACGTTCGACAGGGACGCCGACGAGGCGGTCCAGGTCCAGTTCTCGTACGACGACTACCACCTCCGGATCACCTCCGACGGCGTCGTGGCCTGCCGGTCGGCGCCGGCGGGACGATAAATTCTCACGCGCTGCGAATTGTAGCCGTCTTTTTTTGCAGTCGGAGCAGATACGCTGGTGGAATGTTAGAACTGTACCAGTCAGAGGGCTGTCCGCACTGTGGGAAAGTTCGTCAAACGCTCTCCGAGCTCGGCGTTTCGTACGTCGTCCACAATCCCCGCCTTCCCGGTGACGAAGGCGGCAACGTGACCAACGAGGTCACGTACGGCGAACTGGAAGCCGGCGGCGCCGACCAGATTCCCTACCTAGTCGATACCGATCGCGGCGTGACCATGTACGAGAGCGACGACATCGTCGAGTACCTCGAGTCGCACTACGGGTGACCTCCGCCACGGTCTCGTACGTTTACCGACCGGTTCAGTCAGATTGATATCCGTACAGCCAGCGGCGGTTTTTTGTCGGTCACAGCGAGATTCGACAGCGCCGAGGAAAGCGACTACGCCCCGTCGTACAGCGTCACCGACTCGGCGGCGTAGCCCTCGTAGAACGGCACGATACCCCCGTCGCCGCTGCCGGCCGCGAGCCGGCCGTCGGGCGTCGCGAAGGTCATCCCGTTCTCGATGGGGAAGTCGTTGGTCGCCTCGCCGACGAGGTTCTGGCTGACGCCGACGACCGGGACGCGCTCGTACGTGGTCTCCGCGCCGGTGTCGACGTCACGGAGGGTGACGTCGGCCAGCAGGTCCCGCCCCGCGGCCCGGTGGAGCGCCGCGTTGGTCACGGCGGTCCGGAAGTGGTCGTACGACGCCGGCAGCGGGTCGGGGTCGGCGACGTACCGCGTGGTCGCCATCGGCCAGAAGTTGCTCACCGCGTTGCCGTAGAACGCCTCGCCGATGTCGGGCTGGGCGAACCCGAGCGCGTACTCGGCGCCGTGCCGGCCCGAGAGGACGCTGTGTGCCCCCATCAGCCCCCGGGTCCCGTCGGTGATGACGTGGACCGGCCCGGGCATGTCCCACGTCCGGACCACGTCGGCGTACCGGCCCCAGTCGACGGCGACGTCGTCCAGCGGCGAGACGGCGAGCAGGTAGACGAAGACGCCGCGTTCGCGGGCGGCCGACAGCGCGTCGGACAGCTGCTCGAACTCCGGGAACGGAAGGATGAGGAACGCCTCGTCGGTGGCGTCGGCGAGCGCGCTCCGGGCACGCTTGCGGACCGTCGCGCGCGAGTGGAGCACCTCCACGGCCGTCTCCGGGTCGGGCGTCTCGTCGTACAGCGTCTCGATGCGGTCGCCAAGCTCCTCGAGGCGGGCCGACAGCGACCCGACGGCCTCCTCGGGTGGACGAGCACGCAGGACGGTCGGACTCGCCGTCTCGTCGATGGTCACGAGGCCACGCTCGGACAGCGACCCGGCGATCTCGTAGACGTAGCCCTGCGAGACGTCCGCGGCCCGCGAGACGTCCTTCGTCGTCGCCGCACCCGCCCGCAACACGGCGAGGTAGGCGGCGACCTCCTTCTCGGAGAGGCCGAACGTCGTCAGGTGGTCCCGGAGCGCCTGGGCAGTCATGGAAGACGGTTGTACAACTATATACAAAATATTTTTCCACCAGTACCTGCAGGCTCGTGTATGGCCGAGACGACCACCGACAGCGAGCCCGCTCGGACGGAGACAGGCGCCGGGCGGGGCAACCGCCGCTGGTGGACCGCGGCCGTCTTCGCGTACATCGTCCTCGAGGGCGCTGGCCTCCAGATGCGCGGGGCCGTGGTCCCGGAACTGCGCCGGACCTTCCCCGTGACGGACTGGCAACTCGGACTGGTCGCGCCGGCGGGCACCCTCGGCTTCCTGGTCGTGGTGGTGCTCGTCGGCGCCGTCGCCGGCCGGTTCCGGACCCGGAGACTGCTCTTCCTGGGCGTGGTCGGTACCGGCGTCGGCGTCTTCCTGATGGGACTGGCCCCGTCGTTCGGCCTCTTCCTGGCAGCGCTCCTGGGTCGGGGGATGCTGACCGGCGTCGCGCGCGGCACCGACCGGCCGCTGTTGAGCCACCTCTACCCCGAGGCCCGCGGGCGGATCTTCGGCTACTACGACATGATGTGGGCCGTCGGCGCGACGGCGGGGCCGGTGCTCGTCGCCGTGGCCGTCTCGCTGGGGAACTGGCGCCTGGCGTACTTCGCGCTGGCGGTGGCCTTCGTCCCCGTCGCGGCGCTCGTCTGGTGGCTCCCGGCACCCGAGGAGAACGGCGGGGACGCCCCGCTCGACGTTGCGGAGCTGCGCCGCATCGGCCGCCGCCCGGAGGTGGTGGCGATGGCGCTGGCCGTCTTCCTCTCGACGGCCGTCGAGGGTGGCCTGTTCACCTGGCTGACGACCTTCGCCGAGGGGCGGCTCGCCGGCCCGCTCTCGACGGCGTCGCTGAGCGTCATGCTCGCCGCGTACGTCCCCGGCCGCCTCGTCTCGGGCCAGCTCTCCGAACGCTTCGGGTACGTCCGTCTGAGCGTCGGGCTCGCCGCCGTCCTGATTCCGGCGCTCGCGTACACCTTCTTCCTCGCCGAGGGGCTGTGGCTCCTGGTCGGCTTCTTCGCGGTGGGGCTGACGGTGTCGGGGCTCTACCCGACGCTGCTGGCCTACGGGACCGAGGCGGTCCCCGAGCACAGCGCCCCGGTCAACGCGATGGCGGCCGTCACCTCCGCGATGGGTATCGCCGTCGCCCCGGCGGTGATGGGCTTCGTCATCGGCGACGCGGGCGTCGCCTTCGCCATGCAGCTGCTCGTCGTCCCGGCCGGGCTGTTGCTCGGCCTCGTCGTCGCCACCGACCTGCTCGCCGGTCGGGCGAGCGAGACGTGAGGCCGCCGACTACCTGCCCGACGACCGCCCGGACGAGCGCACGAGGCGCGGCAGTAACAGGGTGTAGGTGCCACCGCCGACCAGAAGCGCGCCCAGGAAGCCCGTCTCCGTGTCCGTGGCGAAGAGAAAGCCCGCAAGCAACAACGAGCCGCCGACGGCTTCGGCCCGGGACGTCACGTGAGAGACTACCACGAACGCGGTGAAGAACCCCGGGCAGACGGTCGGCTGACGGCCGGCAGACGCCGCAGGCCGGTTCGGGTGCGGGGCGTGAACAGTCAGGACGGAACCTCCCCTGGCGTGTCGCCCGGTGACCGACCACCGCGACCGGGGGCTTTCGGAAGCTCTACCGGCGTCGGGATACCGACCAACTCATCCGCTAGCGGGCGCAATCC
The DNA window shown above is from Haloarcula halobia and carries:
- the radA gene encoding DNA repair and recombination protein RadA — its product is MSASEDLEDLPGVGPATAEKLKENGFDSYQGIAVASPGELSNTADIGESSAADIINAAREAADIGGFETGSTVLERREQIGKLSWGIDEVDDLLGGGVETQSITEVYGEFGAGKSQVTHQLAVNVQIPAEHGGLEGSAIFIDSEDTFRPERIEQMVRGLDDEVMEDTMVLHGVAEDGEADATDDGLFDDLVQSMLDKIHVAKAFNSNHQILLAEKSQEIASGTQDDEFPVRLLAVDSLTAHFRAEYVGRGELADRQQKLNKHLHDLMRVGDLNNTAVVVTNQVASNPDSFFGDPTQPIGGNILGHTSTFRMYLRKSKGNKRIVKLVDAPNLPDGEAVMRVEEGGLMDE
- a CDS encoding TrmB family transcriptional regulator gives rise to the protein MTAQALRDHLTTFGLSEKEVAAYLAVLRAGAATTKDVSRAADVSQGYVYEIAGSLSERGLVTIDETASPTVLRARPPEEAVGSLSARLEELGDRIETLYDETPDPETAVEVLHSRATVRKRARSALADATDEAFLILPFPEFEQLSDALSAARERGVFVYLLAVSPLDDVAVDWGRYADVVRTWDMPGPVHVITDGTRGLMGAHSVLSGRHGAEYALGFAQPDIGEAFYGNAVSNFWPMATTRYVADPDPLPASYDHFRTAVTNAALHRAAGRDLLADVTLRDVDTGAETTYERVPVVGVSQNLVGEATNDFPIENGMTFATPDGRLAAGSGDGGIVPFYEGYAAESVTLYDGA
- a CDS encoding MFS transporter, with amino-acid sequence MAETTTDSEPARTETGAGRGNRRWWTAAVFAYIVLEGAGLQMRGAVVPELRRTFPVTDWQLGLVAPAGTLGFLVVVVLVGAVAGRFRTRRLLFLGVVGTGVGVFLMGLAPSFGLFLAALLGRGMLTGVARGTDRPLLSHLYPEARGRIFGYYDMMWAVGATAGPVLVAVAVSLGNWRLAYFALAVAFVPVAALVWWLPAPEENGGDAPLDVAELRRIGRRPEVVAMALAVFLSTAVEGGLFTWLTTFAEGRLAGPLSTASLSVMLAAYVPGRLVSGQLSERFGYVRLSVGLAAVLIPALAYTFFLAEGLWLLVGFFAVGLTVSGLYPTLLAYGTEAVPEHSAPVNAMAAVTSAMGIAVAPAVMGFVIGDAGVAFAMQLLVVPAGLLLGLVVATDLLAGRASET
- a CDS encoding HalOD1 output domain-containing protein, with the protein product MQQGGPTTVLFVDDEPLELELYTDFFETEAGITPVAAGSAEEGLAALASTSVDCLVSDGLLTEDGSSFVTVATETYPDLRTILYSGSKREALPVERVARYLRKGTSEAGPALETLAATIREVTTSSDAVAADGAGEEWRVLGTYSWTPEMDVGSVVVRALAEQADREVREFPPLYDAVDSDALSRLVTGTFDRDADEAVQVQFSYDDYHLRITSDGVVACRSAPAGR
- the hisA gene encoding 1-(5-phosphoribosyl)-5-[(5-phosphoribosylamino)methylideneamino]imidazole-4-carboxamide isomerase — its product is MFPEFEVVPAVDMQDGQVVQLVGGERGTGKTYGDPVEAARRWVQAGARTLHLVDLDGAFAGERRNAAAIDAVIDAVGADVDVQLGGGIRTVADAVSLLDRGVDRVILGTAAVENPDIVADISADHPGSVLVSLDAKAGEVVVSGWTEGTGLDPAEAAARYADLGAGGILFTDVDVEGQLEGVRTDPVRRVVEAVEVPVIASGGVATVDDVLALADTGAAAVVVGSALYEGAFTLEAANEAVESAR
- a CDS encoding glutathione S-transferase N-terminal domain-containing protein, coding for MLELYQSEGCPHCGKVRQTLSELGVSYVVHNPRLPGDEGGNVTNEVTYGELEAGGADQIPYLVDTDRGVTMYESDDIVEYLESHYG